The Neobacillus sp. PS3-34 genome has a window encoding:
- a CDS encoding LacI family DNA-binding transcriptional regulator: MEKKVSMQDIADRLNISKNSVSQALSGKPGVSEETRRLVQQAADELGYQYATGRKQKQLEKTAPKNIALIASEFAFSLKSFFGAIYLSIEKELRERGMNLFIESINSESKEKLILPSLLTNHQIDGILILSHISTDYISKIINTGIPTVLIDHHSPYLQADSILTNNRYGAFTAVEHLIGLGHRDIAFVGDIDFSPSYQERFEGYLLALKKHGIEPTQEFLFTSAKEVQEEMNQNIENLKTMPSAWFCVNDGHGFIVNSVLQLKGFKVPADASVCSFDNGQLSQIATPKITTMDIDLTYFGTKAVEQLCWRIDHKNEPIHEILLPTKLIVRESTAERK; encoded by the coding sequence ATGGAAAAGAAAGTATCGATGCAGGATATAGCAGACCGGCTCAATATCTCAAAGAACTCTGTTTCCCAGGCATTGTCGGGAAAGCCGGGGGTTAGCGAGGAAACAAGGCGTCTTGTCCAACAAGCAGCCGATGAATTGGGTTACCAATATGCAACTGGCCGCAAGCAAAAGCAATTGGAAAAAACAGCACCGAAAAATATCGCCTTGATCGCTTCTGAATTTGCTTTTTCTCTTAAAAGCTTCTTCGGCGCAATTTATTTAAGTATTGAAAAAGAGCTCAGGGAACGTGGCATGAATTTATTTATCGAATCGATAAACAGCGAATCAAAGGAGAAATTGATTCTGCCTTCTCTGTTAACCAATCATCAAATCGATGGAATTTTAATTCTGTCTCATATCAGTACAGATTACATTTCAAAAATCATCAACACAGGTATTCCCACGGTCCTGATCGATCACCACTCACCGTATTTGCAGGCCGATTCGATTCTGACGAATAACCGTTACGGCGCCTTCACAGCTGTCGAGCACTTAATCGGATTGGGACATCGTGACATTGCCTTTGTAGGTGATATAGATTTTTCTCCAAGCTACCAGGAACGGTTTGAGGGCTACCTTCTCGCGTTAAAAAAGCACGGAATTGAACCAACTCAAGAATTCCTGTTTACAAGCGCAAAGGAAGTTCAGGAGGAAATGAACCAGAATATCGAAAATCTCAAAACGATGCCTTCCGCCTGGTTTTGCGTGAACGATGGCCACGGCTTCATCGTCAACTCCGTCCTGCAGCTAAAAGGCTTCAAGGTACCTGCAGACGCCTCTGTTTGCAGCTTTGACAATGGACAACTGTCACAAATCGCAACACCTAAAATCACAACCATGGACATCGACCTAACCTACTTCGGCACAAAAGCAGTCGAGCAGCTCTGCTGGAGGATCGACCACAAAAACGAACCAATACACGAAATCCTCCTGCCAACCAAATTAATCGTCAGAGAGTCAACCGCAGAAAGAAAATAG
- a CDS encoding extracellular solute-binding protein gives MKIKKVTSMLFAASLTVSGLAGCSTGNGDSNTAGTKNGVTTIEFWAAPNPTQQVYWKEVADEFTKENPKIKVNVSPMKESPTSEAGIQSAIAGKSAPTMSENINRGFAAQLSDSKALVPLDTLDGWDKVKKARNMENTMKGWKFADGHQYVLPIYSNAMLFGWRLDILKELGFNEPPKTYSEMLDVAKKLKAKYPDKYVWAKADLADPTAWKRWFDFFMLYDAASNGNKFVEGSKFTGDDKAGKQILGFVDDLRKEDALMTRQAKDPFESGLGIFSDIGPWTIGYWKDKFPNMKLNETYTLALPPVPDGADTTNVHTFADTKGLVIYASATKEQQKAAMKFINWVYSNPENDLKWLEKTNLPPARDDLTTNDSFKAFFDKNPALQPYAAAVPNGIPPMDNSKYNDLQTLIGQQAFNPVVKGEKDPKTAWKDMQKAIEGALK, from the coding sequence ATGAAAATTAAAAAAGTGACATCCATGCTGTTTGCGGCTTCACTTACTGTCTCTGGGCTAGCTGGCTGTTCGACAGGAAATGGTGATTCCAATACTGCAGGCACCAAAAACGGTGTAACAACGATTGAATTCTGGGCTGCTCCAAACCCGACACAGCAGGTATATTGGAAGGAAGTCGCGGACGAATTTACAAAGGAAAATCCAAAAATCAAAGTAAATGTAAGCCCAATGAAGGAAAGCCCAACATCTGAGGCAGGCATCCAATCCGCAATCGCCGGAAAAAGTGCTCCAACGATGTCTGAAAATATCAACCGTGGTTTTGCAGCACAATTATCCGATAGTAAAGCGCTTGTCCCATTAGACACATTAGATGGATGGGATAAGGTGAAGAAAGCCCGTAATATGGAAAATACAATGAAGGGCTGGAAGTTTGCTGACGGCCACCAATATGTATTGCCAATCTACTCAAACGCGATGTTGTTTGGCTGGAGACTCGACATCCTGAAGGAGCTTGGATTCAACGAGCCGCCAAAAACATACAGCGAAATGCTGGACGTAGCGAAGAAATTGAAAGCTAAATATCCTGACAAATATGTTTGGGCAAAAGCGGATCTTGCTGACCCGACTGCATGGAAGAGATGGTTTGACTTCTTCATGCTGTATGATGCAGCATCAAACGGCAACAAGTTTGTAGAAGGAAGCAAATTCACTGGTGATGATAAAGCAGGGAAACAGATTCTTGGCTTCGTCGATGACCTTCGCAAGGAAGACGCTTTGATGACTAGACAGGCAAAGGATCCGTTTGAAAGCGGACTTGGAATCTTCTCTGATATTGGCCCTTGGACAATTGGCTACTGGAAAGACAAGTTCCCAAATATGAAATTGAACGAAACGTATACATTGGCATTGCCGCCGGTTCCAGATGGCGCGGATACTACTAATGTTCATACGTTTGCAGATACAAAAGGATTAGTTATTTATGCTTCAGCAACAAAGGAACAGCAAAAAGCAGCGATGAAGTTCATCAACTGGGTATACTCAAATCCTGAAAACGATTTGAAGTGGCTTGAAAAGACGAATCTGCCGCCTGCCCGTGATGATTTGACAACTAACGACTCATTTAAAGCGTTCTTTGATAAAAATCCGGCATTGCAGCCATATGCTGCAGCAGTACCAAATGGAATTCCGCCAATGGATAACTCGAAATACAATGATCTTCAAACTCTAATCGGCCAACAGGCATTCAATCCAGTTGTTAAGGGTGAAAAGGATCCGAAAACCGCATGGAAGGATATGCAGAAGGCAATTGAGGGGGCTCTCAAGTAA
- a CDS encoding sugar ABC transporter permease — MRPKNGRLGWLFASPYLIYALVFFLIPLIWSLFLSMTDWNLIAPTFNFTGLKNYMDALHSPGVQAAFFVTFKFMGVFVPLVIASSLIVALIIHGLPKFKGLFLIGFFLPYLASGVVSSLIVKGILSYNSPVNEFLRKSFGLDIDWLGKPFAALFVVALIIAWKFTGYYALILTSGFESISTEVYEAAMIDGVTPAQRFWKITLPLLYPALYTVLILSIGVTFGIFTEVYQLTGGGPNFATNTWQMEIFTRAFTNLQAGYASAVAIIASVVTFISIFIIRKLLEMWGKRNGWV, encoded by the coding sequence ATGAGACCAAAGAATGGAAGGTTGGGCTGGCTTTTTGCCAGTCCTTATCTTATATATGCACTCGTTTTTTTCTTAATACCGCTTATATGGTCGCTTTTTCTATCGATGACAGATTGGAATTTAATCGCACCAACCTTTAATTTTACAGGCTTGAAAAATTATATGGATGCTCTTCATAGCCCTGGGGTACAGGCAGCATTTTTCGTCACCTTTAAATTCATGGGGGTATTTGTTCCGTTGGTTATTGCGTCATCACTAATAGTGGCGTTAATCATTCATGGATTACCGAAATTTAAAGGATTGTTTTTAATCGGCTTTTTCCTCCCTTATTTAGCATCAGGCGTTGTATCGTCGCTAATCGTAAAAGGGATTTTGTCTTACAACAGCCCGGTAAATGAATTTTTACGAAAATCGTTTGGGCTGGACATTGACTGGCTTGGAAAGCCATTTGCCGCACTATTTGTGGTAGCGTTGATTATCGCCTGGAAATTCACAGGCTATTACGCGCTTATTTTAACATCCGGCTTTGAAAGCATTAGTACGGAAGTATATGAAGCAGCGATGATTGATGGGGTAACCCCAGCACAGCGTTTTTGGAAAATTACCCTCCCGCTTCTATATCCGGCTTTATATACAGTGTTGATTTTATCGATTGGTGTTACGTTTGGTATTTTCACCGAAGTGTACCAATTGACTGGCGGGGGACCAAATTTTGCAACGAATACATGGCAGATGGAGATTTTTACCCGTGCCTTCACGAATCTTCAGGCTGGCTATGCTTCAGCCGTTGCTATTATCGCTTCTGTCGTGACGTTTATTTCAATTTTTATCATTCGAAAACTGTTAGAAATGTGGGGGAAACGAAATGGCTGGGTCTAA
- a CDS encoding alpha-glucosidase C-terminal domain-containing protein encodes MGEYEYLRNDEGMITFVKKDQDERIRVMLNFSDQPRALEVSPDAELLLATKQTSFESGKIFENEAMIIKEDL; translated from the coding sequence ATGGGTGAGTATGAGTATTTACGGAATGATGAGGGTATGATCACTTTCGTTAAAAAAGATCAGGATGAAAGAATACGAGTTATGTTGAATTTTAGTGACCAGCCGCGAGCTCTGGAGGTTAGTCCGGATGCAGAGCTGTTGCTAGCGACCAAACAGACGAGTTTTGAGAGCGGGAAGATATTCGAGAATGAAGCGATGATTATAAAGGAGGACTTGTGA
- a CDS encoding DUF1861 family protein: MAVLTKGKVKTCEQLLEEFTATPANPEKIVFSGIGERDVYNISAPFEDEGELVIAGRVESRDSEHSDVYFFVERDGEWVPREQAPVFALQDPFFTVIAGELVLGGVQIFPHPTQEGALGWRTVFYKGKSISGLQEFAKGPDGMKDLRLIELKDGSIGVLTRPQGEKGGRGKIGWTRISSLAGLTIDVIDEAPLLEGQFIEEEWGGANEPHLLANGLVGVLGHVANFDSEGNRHYYPMVFALNPETGEFSDIELIATRSHFLPGPSKRPDLIDVVFSGGLVRKPDGTADMYAGISDAEAQKITINDPFLQYER, translated from the coding sequence ATGGCCGTTTTAACGAAGGGGAAGGTTAAAACCTGCGAACAGCTTTTAGAGGAATTCACCGCAACACCTGCTAATCCAGAGAAAATTGTTTTCTCCGGGATTGGTGAAAGAGATGTCTACAATATTTCGGCACCGTTTGAAGATGAAGGGGAGCTTGTGATCGCGGGACGCGTTGAATCACGTGACAGTGAACACTCCGATGTATACTTCTTTGTTGAGCGTGACGGTGAGTGGGTTCCGAGAGAACAAGCACCTGTTTTCGCCTTGCAGGATCCATTTTTCACCGTGATAGCAGGGGAGCTTGTTTTGGGAGGAGTGCAGATTTTTCCTCACCCAACGCAAGAAGGAGCACTTGGCTGGAGAACGGTGTTTTATAAGGGGAAATCCATTTCCGGCTTGCAGGAGTTTGCAAAGGGTCCGGACGGAATGAAGGACCTGCGCCTGATTGAGCTGAAGGATGGAAGCATTGGGGTGCTGACAAGGCCGCAAGGTGAAAAAGGCGGCAGAGGAAAAATCGGCTGGACGCGAATTTCTTCGTTGGCGGGGTTGACGATTGATGTGATCGACGAAGCGCCATTGCTGGAAGGGCAGTTTATAGAAGAAGAATGGGGCGGAGCAAACGAGCCACATCTGTTAGCAAATGGCCTTGTTGGAGTGTTAGGGCATGTTGCGAATTTTGACAGTGAAGGCAACCGTCATTATTATCCAATGGTATTTGCGCTTAATCCGGAAACTGGGGAATTTTCCGATATCGAGTTAATTGCGACAAGAAGCCATTTCCTACCTGGTCCATCGAAGCGCCCTGATTTAATTGATGTGGTGTTTAGCGGCGGCTTGGTACGGAAGCCTGATGGGACGGCAGATATGTATGCAGGAATTAGTGATGCTGAAGCACAGAAAATTACGATAAACGATCCGTTTTTACAATACGAGCGGTAA
- a CDS encoding glycoside hydrolase family 130 protein: protein MNVYRYEQNPLVTPADVKPHRADFEVIGAFNAGVTTYNDEIIMLLRVAERPISEDANVVKAPIYNPQTNELEILEFNLNDTDYDFSDPRVIRENGSTQGFKYLTSLSYLRIARSKDGHQFTIDEKPFIYPSNELETFGIEDPRITKIEDTYYIYFSAVSPVGVGESMVSTKDFVATEHLGMIFAPENKDVLIFPEKINGMYYAIHRPVPKSTGNPEMWIAESPNLLHWGNHKFLLGLRDGMWDSGRMGGGAVPIKTEKGWLELYHGASKDDRYCMGAVLLDLEDPTKVLARTDKPILEPEADYEVEGFFGNVVFSCGAVVEGDVVKMYYGVADTSMACAELSLQEILDSLTYLK, encoded by the coding sequence ATGAATGTATACAGATATGAACAGAACCCATTGGTCACACCGGCAGATGTGAAGCCGCACCGGGCGGATTTTGAAGTCATTGGCGCCTTCAATGCAGGGGTTACAACCTATAATGATGAAATCATCATGCTTCTTCGTGTGGCGGAGCGCCCGATTAGCGAGGATGCGAATGTGGTTAAAGCACCTATCTATAACCCACAGACAAATGAACTTGAGATTCTGGAATTTAACTTGAATGACACGGATTATGATTTTTCTGATCCGCGTGTGATTAGGGAAAACGGCTCGACACAGGGCTTTAAGTATTTAACTTCCCTATCGTATTTGCGTATTGCACGAAGCAAGGATGGCCACCAATTCACGATTGATGAAAAGCCGTTTATTTATCCGTCTAATGAGTTAGAGACTTTTGGTATTGAAGACCCGCGAATTACGAAAATAGAAGATACGTATTATATCTATTTTAGTGCCGTTTCACCGGTGGGGGTTGGGGAATCGATGGTTTCCACAAAGGACTTTGTGGCGACCGAACATCTTGGAATGATTTTTGCGCCGGAAAATAAGGACGTGTTAATTTTCCCGGAAAAAATAAATGGGATGTATTATGCGATCCACCGTCCGGTGCCGAAAAGTACGGGCAATCCGGAAATGTGGATTGCGGAATCTCCAAATCTTTTACATTGGGGAAATCATAAATTTTTACTAGGCTTGCGTGACGGTATGTGGGATAGCGGCCGCATGGGCGGAGGAGCTGTTCCGATCAAAACGGAAAAGGGCTGGCTTGAGCTTTATCATGGCGCATCGAAGGATGATCGCTATTGCATGGGCGCTGTGCTGCTGGATTTAGAGGATCCAACGAAGGTACTTGCACGCACAGATAAACCGATTCTTGAACCGGAAGCTGATTATGAAGTGGAAGGCTTCTTCGGAAACGTCGTCTTTTCATGCGGCGCGGTTGTTGAAGGCGATGTTGTTAAAATGTATTACGGTGTAGCCGATACGTCCATGGCCTGTGCTGAATTAAGCCTGCAGGAAATATTGGATTCATTGACTTATCTAAAATAA